Proteins encoded by one window of Silvibacterium dinghuense:
- a CDS encoding VWA domain-containing protein: protein MKSVSGRFAVALTSLLVLVPGSVQALGQQSDSTTQPAQQQTTQTSTPPQQDQTAPQDGGPTGDNGAIAIPKKKEKDDTPPPLPPPPPKNPAGMGTLSLRVNVPEVSVDVGVILEKTHQFVPNLQQANFRVWEDGQPQQVTHFQQIKAPITAVMLLEFAANSYYFINDMRNAAWTFAQQLRPDDYVAVMTYDMHTQILTDFTTDKRQVMSALNTLTLPTWHETNLFDALYQTLDRLSRVEGRKYIVLISSGRDTFSKINLDKVLQKIRATPNVTIFTISTGQWVRTMTEGRGGMSGQIRDMNYLQADNQMNTFARMTGGMSFFPRFSGELPDDFGMINESIRNQYVLTYTPTNQKLDGTYRKIQIELVDNEGHPLRMQDEKHKPLKYDIISRDGYKAKQEVE, encoded by the coding sequence ATGAAATCCGTCTCCGGCCGTTTTGCAGTTGCGCTGACTTCACTGCTCGTCCTCGTTCCGGGATCAGTCCAGGCTTTGGGTCAGCAAAGTGACTCCACCACCCAGCCTGCGCAGCAGCAGACGACGCAAACCTCGACTCCGCCGCAGCAGGATCAGACTGCGCCGCAGGATGGCGGCCCGACCGGCGACAACGGCGCCATCGCCATCCCCAAGAAAAAAGAGAAGGACGATACTCCCCCCCCGCTGCCCCCGCCGCCACCGAAGAACCCCGCAGGCATGGGCACCCTCTCCCTGCGCGTAAACGTGCCGGAAGTTTCAGTGGATGTAGGCGTGATCCTTGAGAAGACGCACCAGTTCGTACCCAATCTGCAGCAGGCGAATTTCCGCGTATGGGAAGACGGGCAGCCGCAGCAGGTCACGCACTTCCAGCAGATCAAGGCGCCCATCACCGCCGTCATGCTGCTGGAGTTTGCAGCCAACAGTTATTACTTCATCAATGACATGCGCAACGCCGCCTGGACCTTCGCCCAGCAGCTGCGTCCGGACGACTATGTCGCCGTCATGACCTATGACATGCACACTCAAATCCTGACGGACTTCACCACCGACAAGCGTCAGGTCATGAGCGCGCTCAACACGCTGACCCTCCCCACCTGGCACGAGACCAATCTCTTCGACGCGCTCTACCAGACGCTCGACCGCCTCAGCCGCGTCGAAGGCCGCAAGTACATCGTGCTCATCTCCTCCGGGCGCGATACCTTCTCGAAGATCAATCTGGACAAGGTGCTGCAGAAGATCCGCGCCACCCCCAATGTCACCATCTTCACCATCAGCACCGGACAGTGGGTACGGACCATGACCGAAGGCCGCGGCGGCATGAGCGGCCAGATCCGCGACATGAACTACCTCCAGGCCGACAACCAAATGAATACCTTCGCGCGGATGACCGGCGGCATGTCCTTCTTCCCCCGCTTTTCCGGGGAGCTGCCGGATGACTTCGGCATGATCAACGAGTCGATCCGCAACCAGTATGTGCTGACCTACACGCCGACCAACCAGAAGCTCGACGGCACCTACCGCAAGATCCAGATCGAGCTGGTCGACAACGAGGGCCACCCGCTCCGCATGCAGGATGAAAAGCACAAGCCGCTCAAGTACGACATCATCTCCCGCGACGGTTACAAGGCCAAGCAGGAAGTCGAATAG